Proteins co-encoded in one Rudaeicoccus suwonensis genomic window:
- a CDS encoding YajQ family cyclic di-GMP-binding protein: MADSSFDIVSKTDKQEVSNAMLQAAKEISTRFDFRGVGAEIDWSGEKILMKANAPERVLAVLDVFQTKLVKRGVSLKALDLSDDGEPKISGKEYRLEAALKDGISQEDAKKISKLIRDEGPKSVKSRIEGDELRVTSKSRDDLQEVQRMLKSADLDVALQFTNYR; encoded by the coding sequence ATGGCAGATTCGTCGTTCGACATCGTCAGCAAGACCGACAAGCAGGAGGTCAGCAACGCGATGCTGCAGGCCGCCAAGGAGATCTCGACCCGGTTCGACTTCCGCGGCGTGGGCGCCGAGATCGACTGGTCCGGCGAGAAGATCCTGATGAAGGCCAACGCGCCCGAGCGTGTGCTCGCAGTGCTCGACGTCTTCCAGACCAAGCTGGTCAAACGCGGAGTGTCGCTGAAGGCGCTCGACCTGTCCGACGACGGCGAGCCGAAGATCTCCGGCAAGGAGTACCGCCTCGAGGCCGCACTGAAGGACGGCATCAGCCAGGAGGACGCCAAGAAGATCTCCAAACTGATCCGCGACGAGGGCCCCAAGTCGGTCAAGTCGCGCATCGAGGGCGACGAGCTGCGGGTGACCAGCAAGTCGCGCGACGACCTGCAGGAGGTGCAGCGGATGCTGAAGTCCGCAGACCTCGACGTCGCACTGCAGTTCACGA